A single window of Flavobacterium aestivum DNA harbors:
- a CDS encoding DUF5916 domain-containing protein, whose translation MKNLILVCFLFQCILGFSQKKTLQTKFTSEKIILDGKLDEVIWQSVPIATNFVMFQPDNGKPIPENKRTEVRVLYDNEAIYIGALLYDNEPNKILKEITPRDDFGAADFFGIFINGYNDGQQNFQFFVNAPNGQADCLATDSNGEDYSWDSVWDSKTLMTSFGWAVEMRIPYAALRFSSEKKQTWGVNFFREIRRDRQKYSWNFIDSKIGTFTQQNGILEGIENITPPTRLFFLPYASFYTYANDEQKTYGELKGGLDIKYGINDAFTLDAMLIPDFGQTKYDDRILNLTPFEQQFNENRGFFTEGTDLFSKGNLFYSRRIGGPPPYSPETNTNEKIIEDPTSVDLYNATKVSGRTKGGLGIGYLNAITKKTYATIKDTITQETRRVLVEPLTNYNVLVFDQRFHKNSSISLINTNVTRNGSFRDGNVTGLIWDLNTTKNTYNLFGNLEYSYVNDIEEKKKGINTSISFAETSGKFRYNLGSKLVTKDFDNNDLGIIFETNYYSFDGFTSYRILSPTKIFNSFNTNINSNIQFQKETGKLQSNEINLNVNSTTKKNHYVGFGINYRPVEVYNYYEPRTEGRYSIDPSRLGGFFSISTNYNNKFAIDINPSIAVLNEPQRMSYGFFIGPRYRFNDHLALYYNFNFFRQNNNKGYVDSSKDNDELAPNTIIYANRNAINYTNSLNGKYSLSSKMNFNLSARYYWSYTENKSFFQLQDNGRLTPYDNYTEHKDQNLITWNLDVSYNWWFAPGSQLTILYRSNASKYDNLINKDFGNNYTNLLNNHDLSHALSISVKYFIDYNQVKNIL comes from the coding sequence ATGAAAAATTTAATCTTAGTCTGTTTTTTGTTTCAATGCATTCTTGGCTTCAGCCAAAAAAAGACACTCCAAACAAAATTCACCTCAGAAAAGATAATCCTAGATGGCAAATTAGACGAAGTAATTTGGCAATCAGTTCCTATTGCGACCAATTTCGTGATGTTTCAACCTGATAACGGAAAACCTATTCCAGAAAACAAAAGAACTGAAGTTCGGGTTTTATATGATAATGAAGCTATTTATATAGGCGCCTTACTTTACGACAATGAGCCTAATAAGATACTAAAGGAAATAACCCCAAGGGATGATTTTGGTGCAGCCGATTTTTTTGGAATCTTCATCAATGGCTACAATGATGGTCAACAAAATTTTCAGTTTTTTGTAAATGCCCCAAATGGGCAAGCCGATTGTTTGGCTACTGATAGTAACGGAGAAGACTATTCATGGGATTCTGTATGGGATAGTAAAACACTTATGACCTCTTTTGGCTGGGCTGTAGAAATGCGTATTCCTTATGCTGCTCTTCGTTTTTCGAGCGAAAAGAAACAAACCTGGGGAGTAAACTTTTTTAGAGAAATAAGACGTGATCGTCAAAAATACTCCTGGAATTTTATTGATTCTAAAATTGGGACATTTACTCAACAAAACGGAATCCTGGAAGGGATTGAAAATATAACCCCACCAACAAGACTTTTCTTCTTACCGTATGCATCTTTTTATACCTATGCAAATGATGAGCAAAAAACCTATGGCGAATTAAAAGGAGGTTTGGACATCAAATACGGAATAAACGACGCCTTTACACTAGATGCTATGCTAATTCCTGATTTTGGTCAAACTAAATATGATGACCGAATTTTAAACCTAACTCCGTTCGAACAACAATTTAATGAAAACAGAGGTTTCTTTACTGAAGGGACGGATTTATTCAGCAAAGGAAATCTTTTCTATTCCAGAAGAATTGGTGGACCACCTCCCTACTCTCCAGAGACAAACACTAATGAAAAGATAATCGAAGACCCAACCAGTGTAGATCTTTATAATGCCACCAAAGTTTCTGGAAGAACCAAAGGAGGCTTGGGAATTGGGTATCTAAATGCGATCACTAAAAAAACCTACGCCACTATTAAGGATACAATCACCCAAGAAACAAGACGTGTTTTAGTAGAACCGCTAACGAATTACAATGTCTTGGTTTTTGACCAACGCTTTCATAAAAATTCTTCTATTTCGTTAATAAATACAAATGTTACCCGAAATGGATCTTTTAGAGACGGTAATGTCACTGGTTTGATATGGGATTTGAACACAACCAAAAACACTTATAATTTATTTGGGAATTTAGAATACAGTTATGTCAATGACATTGAAGAAAAGAAAAAAGGAATTAACACCTCTATCAGTTTTGCAGAAACGAGTGGCAAATTTCGCTATAATTTAGGCTCAAAACTCGTTACAAAAGACTTTGACAACAATGATTTAGGAATCATTTTCGAAACCAATTATTACAGCTTTGATGGATTTACCAGCTATAGGATTCTTAGCCCTACCAAAATATTTAATTCCTTCAATACAAACATTAATTCCAATATTCAATTTCAAAAAGAGACAGGTAAACTACAATCTAACGAAATTAATCTCAATGTAAATTCAACTACCAAGAAGAACCATTACGTAGGTTTTGGAATCAATTATCGACCAGTCGAAGTATACAATTACTACGAACCTAGAACCGAAGGTCGTTACAGCATTGATCCTTCACGTTTGGGAGGCTTCTTTTCTATTTCAACAAACTACAATAATAAATTCGCAATTGACATCAATCCATCAATAGCTGTATTGAATGAACCTCAAAGAATGTCATATGGCTTTTTTATTGGCCCGAGATATCGTTTCAACGACCATTTAGCATTGTATTATAATTTTAACTTTTTCCGTCAAAACAACAACAAAGGTTATGTTGATAGTAGTAAAGATAATGATGAGTTGGCTCCCAATACCATAATCTATGCGAACCGAAATGCCATTAATTACACCAACAGCCTAAATGGAAAATATTCCTTGAGCAGCAAAATGAATTTCAACCTTTCTGCTCGTTATTATTGGTCGTATACCGAGAATAAAAGCTTCTTCCAACTGCAAGACAACGGAAGACTAACTCCTTATGACAACTATACTGAGCACAAAGACCAAAATCTTATTACCTGGAATTTAGATGTATCTTACAATTGGTGGTTCGCACCGGGAAGCCAACTGACTATTTTGTATCGAAGCAATGCCTCTAAATATGACAATCTAATAAACAAAGATTTTGGAAACAATTACACCAATCTACTTAACAATCATGACTTGAGCCATGCTTTATCTATTAGCGTGAAGTATTTTATAGACTACAATCAGGTGAAAAATATACTCTAG
- a CDS encoding murein L,D-transpeptidase catalytic domain family protein, with amino-acid sequence MIYKFFLSSIFVFFSFNSTEKEIKSPLSTSNKISSIIAAKSNFDANIEMVYKALNPNNFELPKQETFAEALKGFYLLKEKGLIKKDILTLVDFSLSSNAKRLWVIDLKTNVVLFQSLVAHGRNTGEEFATRFSNAASSFKSSLGFYATGEIYNGKHGLSLKLDGLEKGVNDHARERAVVVHGADYVSDSFIRGNKRLGRSQGCPAIPVELASEIISAIKDKSCLYIYHPSIDREKESKLIS; translated from the coding sequence ATGATTTATAAATTTTTTCTTTCATCTATTTTTGTATTTTTTTCGTTCAATTCCACTGAAAAAGAAATAAAATCTCCTCTATCAACTTCAAATAAAATTTCTTCTATAATTGCTGCTAAATCTAATTTTGATGCCAATATCGAAATGGTTTATAAGGCTCTTAATCCTAATAATTTTGAATTGCCAAAACAAGAAACTTTTGCAGAAGCTCTAAAAGGGTTTTATTTATTAAAAGAAAAAGGATTGATTAAGAAAGATATACTTACGTTGGTTGACTTTAGTTTATCCTCTAATGCTAAGCGTCTTTGGGTTATTGATTTAAAAACAAATGTAGTGTTGTTCCAGTCTTTGGTGGCACACGGAAGAAATACAGGTGAAGAATTTGCAACGCGATTTTCTAATGCGGCATCGTCTTTCAAAAGTAGTTTGGGATTCTATGCAACAGGAGAGATTTATAATGGAAAGCATGGTCTTTCTCTTAAGTTAGACGGTTTAGAAAAAGGCGTAAATGATCACGCCAGAGAAAGAGCTGTTGTGGTTCATGGAGCTGATTATGTTTCGGATTCTTTTATAAGAGGAAATAAAAGGTTAGGAAGAAGTCAAGGTTGTCCTGCAATTCCAGTTGAATTGGCAAGCGAAATCATCTCAGCTATTAAAGATAAATCGTGTCTGTATATCTATCACCCTTCTATTGATCGCGAAAAAGAATCAAAGCTAATTTCTTAA
- a CDS encoding GNAT family N-acetyltransferase produces MQNIKKITALETYSVRQPVLRKGKPLSSCQFDGDELKSTQHFGFFIDTELAGIISLYKKNNDNFSSSNQYQIRGMAVLDQFQKKGIGAKLVLFCEDYCKEIHVDLIWFNARTSAVGFYEKLGFHKIGLPFEIKEVGEHSLMSKNLID; encoded by the coding sequence ATGCAAAATATCAAAAAAATCACCGCTTTAGAGACCTATTCTGTTAGACAACCCGTCCTTCGTAAAGGAAAACCATTATCCAGTTGTCAATTTGACGGTGATGAATTAAAATCAACACAACATTTTGGTTTTTTTATAGATACTGAATTAGCAGGTATCATTTCATTGTATAAAAAAAACAACGATAACTTTTCATCATCAAACCAATATCAAATTCGAGGAATGGCTGTGTTAGATCAGTTCCAAAAGAAAGGCATTGGTGCCAAGCTCGTTTTATTTTGCGAGGATTATTGCAAAGAAATCCATGTCGATTTAATTTGGTTTAATGCCAGAACATCAGCTGTGGGCTTTTATGAAAAATTAGGCTTTCATAAAATTGGACTTCCGTTTGAAATAAAAGAAGTAGGTGAACATAGTCTAATGTCTAAAAACCTAATAGATTAA
- a CDS encoding LytR/AlgR family response regulator transcription factor: protein MKLKCIITDDEPLARKGIRGYIEKTDFLSITGECETAIELNSLLKKESVDVIFLDVEMPGLTGMEFLASAVNLPKIIIVSAYEQYALKGYELNVFDYLLKPVSYDRFLKSVNKLYDHHEKELKTVNRDHIFIKADKKTKKIMLKDILFIESMENYVVIHTTSSKEMVYCTMKMMTDNLPSDIFFQTHRSFIVNTEHIQAIEGNTLEIGNNKIPISRNLKDVIYNNHIAGNFISRNKDD, encoded by the coding sequence ATGAAGTTAAAATGTATTATTACAGATGATGAACCTCTAGCTCGCAAAGGAATTAGAGGATATATTGAAAAAACAGATTTTCTTTCAATAACAGGCGAATGTGAAACTGCAATTGAGTTAAACAGTCTTCTAAAGAAAGAATCTGTAGATGTCATATTTCTGGATGTTGAAATGCCGGGATTAACCGGTATGGAATTTTTGGCATCTGCAGTAAATCTTCCTAAAATCATTATCGTATCAGCCTATGAACAATATGCTCTAAAAGGGTATGAACTGAACGTATTTGATTATCTTTTAAAACCAGTTTCTTATGATCGTTTTTTAAAATCGGTTAATAAATTATACGATCACCACGAAAAGGAACTTAAAACTGTAAATCGGGACCACATCTTTATCAAAGCAGATAAGAAAACAAAAAAAATAATGCTGAAAGATATTCTTTTTATAGAAAGCATGGAAAATTATGTTGTGATTCATACTACTTCTTCAAAAGAAATGGTTTACTGTACGATGAAAATGATGACTGATAATCTTCCATCTGACATTTTTTTTCAAACTCATCGCTCTTTTATTGTGAATACTGAACATATTCAGGCAATAGAAGGTAATACATTGGAAATTGGGAATAATAAAATTCCAATTTCCCGAAATTTGAAAGATGTGATATACAATAATCATATCGCAGGAAATTTTATTTCAAGAAATAAAGATGACTGA
- a CDS encoding sensor histidine kinase, whose translation MSKSKKIAIEWIYPAVWGTLMYNVLRAVTDFTHQGIFWGGDMKLHAVALTLSIFMCYVYNFVWGQKLLRKCEVNRIGRDYIFVLAELIICMNLLLIGGQAIGVLLMGSGWIDYMLINAIYLPLLLIFYTLIRNTITEKNVNEKNLALEKLKAEKNEAELEFLKAQYHPHFLFNALNTIYFQVDENNTEAKKSIEYLSELLRYQLYDVNQEVAFHQEINYLRSYIAFQQLRKTDKLTVNVDIDNTLKEQRIHPLLFQPLLENAFKYVGGLYQIYFILKLKEDQIYFELTNSVSDTFVSSDIKDSGIGLNNLKRRLDLLYPEKHQLRTHAGEFFFKATLLLPIK comes from the coding sequence ATGAGTAAAAGTAAAAAAATAGCAATTGAATGGATTTATCCCGCCGTTTGGGGAACGCTGATGTATAATGTACTGAGAGCTGTCACTGATTTCACGCATCAGGGCATTTTCTGGGGAGGAGACATGAAACTTCATGCAGTAGCATTGACTCTTTCTATTTTTATGTGTTATGTATATAATTTTGTATGGGGGCAAAAACTTCTCAGAAAATGTGAAGTTAATCGGATCGGAAGAGATTATATTTTTGTTCTTGCGGAATTGATTATCTGTATGAACCTTTTACTGATAGGCGGGCAGGCGATAGGTGTGCTGTTGATGGGTTCCGGTTGGATAGATTATATGCTGATTAACGCAATCTATCTACCGTTACTGCTTATTTTTTATACACTGATTCGCAACACTATTACAGAGAAAAATGTAAATGAAAAAAATCTGGCACTCGAAAAATTAAAAGCAGAAAAAAATGAAGCCGAACTTGAATTTCTGAAGGCTCAATACCATCCACATTTTCTTTTTAATGCCCTGAATACTATTTATTTTCAGGTTGATGAGAATAATACAGAGGCAAAAAAAAGTATTGAATATTTATCTGAATTACTACGTTATCAGCTTTATGATGTAAATCAGGAAGTGGCATTTCATCAAGAAATAAATTATTTGCGTTCTTATATTGCTTTTCAACAACTCAGAAAAACAGATAAATTAACAGTAAATGTGGATATTGACAATACTTTGAAAGAACAGCGGATACATCCGTTACTATTTCAGCCACTTTTAGAAAATGCATTTAAATATGTGGGAGGATTGTATCAGATATATTTTATATTGAAACTTAAAGAAGATCAAATATATTTCGAATTGACAAACTCAGTTTCAGATACATTCGTTTCTTCAGATATAAAAGACAGCGGTATCGGACTCAATAACTTAAAACGAAGACTAGATTTGCTTTATCCTGAAAAACATCAGTTACGCACACATGCTGGTGAGTTTTTTTTTAAAGCGACGCTTCTTTTACCAATTAAATAA
- a CDS encoding outer membrane beta-barrel protein, whose product MTGYLQMGQKWSERFSTEAGLRLELTDTEARYIAGIRNSTPVRNYEQLFPTFSAKDKHTLTFQYRRRIVRPNYRDLNPFTEVNDRYLQERGTQL is encoded by the coding sequence TTGACAGGCTATCTCCAGATGGGTCAGAAATGGTCAGAACGTTTTTCTACCGAAGCAGGACTCCGTTTAGAATTAACAGATACCGAAGCACGCTACATTGCTGGAATTCGGAATTCGACACCTGTTAGGAATTATGAACAGCTTTTTCCAACTTTCTCGGCAAAAGATAAACATACTCTGACATTTCAATATCGAAGACGCATTGTTCGTCCAAATTACAGAGATCTTAATCCTTTTACTGAAGTTAACGATCGTTATCTTCAGGAAAGGGGAACACAGCTTTGA
- a CDS encoding carboxypeptidase-like regulatory domain-containing protein — protein MKAKKIIMHAVLFIMSLGLQAQKNISGKTTYYQKPLTSVTIIVLKEGSSYLTGSQTDLDGSYTIQNIKKGNYKLLFSLIGYDWNRQVNWINRQIQILKMNFREKWEKKWEKISKSRICSLISAMTSQINLYFIQASNTCQLLLTMVHCIIHCSQANGLRMKN, from the coding sequence ATGAAAGCAAAAAAAATCATTATGCATGCAGTACTATTCATAATGTCACTAGGACTGCAGGCCCAGAAAAACATTTCTGGGAAAACGACTTATTATCAAAAGCCTCTTACGAGTGTAACCATTATAGTTCTCAAAGAGGGCTCAAGTTATCTAACAGGTTCCCAAACAGATTTGGATGGAAGTTATACAATACAAAACATAAAAAAGGGCAATTATAAATTATTGTTTTCACTGATTGGTTATGATTGGAACAGACAAGTAAACTGGATCAATCGTCAAATCCAGATTCTGAAGATGAACTTCAGGGAAAAATGGGAAAAAAAATGGGAGAAAATATCAAAATCACGAATCTGCAGTCTAATATCGGCTATGACATCTCAGATAAATCTATATTTCATTCAGGCATCAAATACTTGTCAATTGCTATTGACAATGGTGCATTGTATAATTCACTGCAGTCAGGCGAATGGATTGAGGATGAAAAACTAA
- the pepE gene encoding dipeptidase PepE, translating into MKNCIIASTSTLHGGEYLEYLLPELSLHFKDCKEILFIPFSRPSGITHDEYTAKAALAFAKINKTIKGLHEFENPVEAIQKAEGIFTGGGNTFLLVSQLYKNKVMDVLAETVKAGTPYLGTSAGSNICGLTMQTTNDMPIVYPPSFQTLGLIPFNLNAHYLDPDTQSKHMGETRETRIKEFHTFNSLPVLGLREGSWLDVKGDSIILKGDLSARVFKQNQQPEEVASGTNLSDLK; encoded by the coding sequence ATGAAAAATTGTATTATTGCCAGCACCTCAACTCTTCACGGAGGTGAGTATCTAGAATATTTATTACCTGAATTAAGTTTGCATTTTAAAGATTGTAAAGAAATCCTTTTTATACCTTTTTCAAGACCCAGCGGTATTACTCATGACGAATACACTGCCAAAGCTGCTTTGGCTTTCGCCAAAATAAACAAAACAATCAAAGGACTTCATGAATTCGAAAATCCAGTAGAAGCCATCCAAAAAGCTGAAGGAATTTTTACAGGTGGCGGAAATACTTTTTTACTAGTTTCCCAATTGTATAAAAATAAAGTCATGGATGTTTTGGCAGAAACTGTTAAAGCTGGAACTCCTTATCTAGGGACCAGCGCAGGAAGTAATATTTGCGGACTAACCATGCAAACTACTAATGACATGCCAATTGTTTACCCTCCTAGTTTTCAGACTTTAGGATTAATCCCATTTAATTTAAATGCACATTATTTAGATCCAGACACTCAATCAAAACATATGGGAGAAACCAGAGAAACAAGAATAAAAGAATTTCACACTTTCAATTCTTTGCCGGTTTTAGGATTAAGAGAAGGAAGCTGGTTAGATGTAAAAGGAGACTCTATTATTCTAAAAGGAGATTTAAGCGCCAGAGTGTTTAAACAAAACCAACAACCGGAAGAAGTTGCTAGCGGCACTAATTTAAGCGACTTGAAATAA
- a CDS encoding carboxypeptidase-like regulatory domain-containing protein — MKKNITFLFFLVSLSLAVSAQVGVEKTIKGQITADAIPLSGINIINTSSKIKTLSDQYGNFSITAKEGDVLSFSAVDYEPLRKIINKQEFNLGSIVVNMTATSIELREVVVNKHSEITAENLGIIPQNQIKLTPAERKVYTATSTPTDALLNYFSGRTKMLKKEVAVEQKESLMAKLEYLFEDKYYIETLKIPEEHIKGFQYYCVEDADFANALKSKNKTMSMFLIVGLAFKYNKNRENTTEGN, encoded by the coding sequence GTGAAAAAGAACATTACCTTTTTATTTTTTTTAGTATCTCTTTCTCTAGCTGTTTCTGCACAAGTTGGTGTAGAGAAAACGATTAAAGGGCAAATAACTGCTGATGCTATTCCTTTGAGCGGGATAAATATCATCAATACCTCAAGTAAAATAAAGACATTGTCAGATCAATATGGTAATTTTTCTATTACTGCAAAGGAAGGAGATGTGCTGAGTTTCTCGGCTGTTGATTATGAACCTTTGCGGAAAATTATAAACAAACAGGAATTTAATTTAGGGAGTATTGTCGTGAATATGACGGCTACAAGTATTGAATTGAGAGAGGTTGTTGTCAATAAGCATTCAGAAATAACCGCAGAAAATTTGGGAATAATTCCTCAGAATCAAATTAAATTAACACCTGCAGAAAGAAAGGTGTATACAGCAACTTCTACTCCTACAGATGCATTATTAAATTATTTTTCTGGTAGAACCAAAATGCTTAAAAAAGAAGTGGCTGTTGAGCAAAAGGAGTCTCTAATGGCAAAATTAGAATATTTGTTTGAGGATAAATATTATATAGAAACCCTGAAAATACCGGAAGAACACATCAAGGGGTTTCAGTATTATTGTGTTGAAGATGCTGATTTTGCAAATGCTTTAAAATCAAAAAACAAAACTATGAGTATGTTCTTGATTGTGGGTTTGGCTTTCAAGTATAATAAAAATAGAGAGAACACAACTGAAGGCAATTAG
- a CDS encoding carboxypeptidase-like regulatory domain-containing protein produces MKNNLIVLFVLLLQNQLVVAQEDVEKIITGKVVSDSKPLEGISVVNSSNKMMAVSDENGCFSILAKDKDVLSFSGIDYKNLRKYVYKHEYASGTLEVNMTFNSIELDEVVINKNANITAENLGIIRRGQVKFTPQERRLYSGSSGIQGLYSFLSGEIDVLKKNVEIEKKEQLLKKMEYLFGNKYYTKTLKIPEELIKGFQYYCVEDPEFVESLGYKNKTVSLFLITNLASVYNKKRIDE; encoded by the coding sequence ATGAAAAATAATTTAATTGTGCTGTTTGTTCTTTTGCTTCAAAATCAGCTAGTTGTTGCTCAAGAGGATGTTGAAAAAATTATTACGGGAAAAGTGGTTTCAGATTCTAAGCCATTGGAGGGAATTAGTGTGGTGAATAGCTCTAATAAAATGATGGCAGTATCAGATGAAAATGGTTGTTTTTCAATTTTGGCTAAAGATAAAGATGTCTTGAGTTTTTCTGGAATAGATTATAAGAATTTGCGGAAATATGTATACAAGCATGAATATGCATCAGGAACTTTAGAAGTAAATATGACTTTTAATAGTATTGAACTAGATGAAGTGGTTATAAATAAAAACGCGAATATTACTGCCGAAAATCTAGGGATTATTCGGAGAGGACAAGTAAAATTTACACCTCAAGAGCGTAGATTGTATTCTGGCTCTTCAGGGATTCAAGGACTTTATAGTTTTCTTTCTGGAGAAATTGATGTTCTTAAAAAAAATGTTGAGATAGAAAAGAAAGAGCAGCTGTTAAAGAAAATGGAATATCTTTTTGGAAATAAATATTATACCAAAACCTTAAAAATTCCAGAAGAACTCATAAAGGGGTTTCAATATTATTGTGTTGAAGATCCGGAATTTGTAGAGTCCTTAGGTTATAAAAACAAAACGGTAAGCCTGTTTCTTATCACAAATTTAGCATCAGTATATAATAAAAAACGAATTGATGAATAA
- a CDS encoding DUF6702 family protein: MKKVIIYGLLGFFLVSLSSFGMHKFYMAIYQINFAPEKKMLQITSRIFVDDCNNALAKKYNKKVFLGTDKETVEDVNSLKKYLAENFTIKVNGQTKTMNFLSKELDGDVLVCYLSCKDISKITSLEIHNSVLIDWQSEQQNITHVTILGNKKSILFTDTSVNQVLKY; encoded by the coding sequence ATGAAAAAGGTAATAATTTATGGACTTTTAGGATTCTTTTTGGTGTCGCTAAGTAGTTTTGGTATGCATAAGTTTTATATGGCGATATATCAAATTAATTTTGCACCCGAAAAGAAAATGCTTCAAATTACTTCTCGGATATTTGTGGATGATTGCAATAATGCTTTAGCAAAAAAATACAATAAAAAAGTGTTTTTGGGAACCGATAAAGAAACTGTAGAAGATGTAAATTCACTAAAAAAATACCTTGCCGAAAATTTCACGATTAAAGTAAATGGACAAACTAAAACCATGAATTTTTTGAGTAAAGAATTGGATGGTGATGTCTTGGTCTGTTATTTGAGTTGTAAGGATATTTCTAAAATTACTTCACTGGAAATACATAATTCGGTGTTAATAGATTGGCAGTCCGAGCAACAAAATATTACCCATGTTACAATACTTGGAAACAAAAAAAGTATACTTTTTACTGATACTTCTGTCAATCAAGTGTTAAAATATTAG